A stretch of DNA from Oryza brachyantha chromosome 9, ObraRS2, whole genome shotgun sequence:
AACACAATTTGTCCCTAAAACACGTTCGAAAAGATATAAATCATCGGCACATTATTGATCTTGCTAGATTGGTGTCGATAACTCATTAATGTGTGCGTGCAATATCCAAGATCAATatatttcttggtttttaaaataagtttgttccaaatttcaaattctgAGATGGCACGATTAGTGGTGTAGACGTGTAGTTgtagtaaaaatgaaaatgtcgTGGTGATCGTTTACGCCATTACGCTATTGGATGGAATGAGACGATAAATTGTGATAATTATTTGAGCATACAAATAAACAATTGGCtattgtaaaattaaaaataaatttaaaaaattcataacaaattcatgtatataatatattttttaaaatcttacTATTTATGAGTTTAGAAAGAGCGTGCATAAATCCATtcactattataaaataaagagcaTCTGCGTAAAAAAATGGTTGGCTTTGATTTTAAGTTACCTAGTAACTTTAACAATCCCGTTATTTAGCACAAAAGGGTGCATcgttaaatttgtaattaaaatgttttattgGCATCTTACTTTTAAACATATTCACTTTAAAGGTACTTTTAATTGTTAAactagagcaagttcaatagtatagccaccTACcggctccaatttatctatagtcaatctaatagccaattcatattagctaaaaaacaaatactatTATGTCTCACAAGTTTTACACACATCATATCTTGGAGTACGTGttatagctggctataaatctgtagctcactgctcttatctcttatctcattaaaatataattataaccagcttatagtctgctattgtactgctCTTAACCTTTTGTCCTGTCAAACCTGATAAGTAATCGTTACCTTCCAAAATATTGCGAACTAGTATTTTTAGATTAGACATAACTAGCAGTACGAATCTAATCGAACAGACATGGTCATCTTTAGAGTGTTTAGAAGAAAATATCGAACGACATGTTTGTAAacgtaaaataatttacgaataaaacttttatatatgtgttcatgataatctaaaagtcaaaaattggaaataaatactaatgaaaaacctcaaaataaactttaaaattaagattaaaaaaatcaaatttggtATTCTAACCCAACCCAAAACCGAAAGATAATCTAAGAGTGTTTACCAGCTAAGGGAACATTACATAAAACATAAGTGAgagttttatattttgcttCCGAAGCTAGTGcagcgttttttttttttggggggagtAGGGGGCGGAAGCTAGTGCAGTGTTGCTAATAATTAAGCATGCAAAATAACTGTTACCTTCGTTCCCtcttataaaactttttagacttagttaaatttatttatatgctaataaatctagacacatatataaaatatatataccaatacataaatgaatttagatacttacagaaagttttataatatggaacggagagaATATATCGTAACAGAATAATTCTACACatacaatatttatattataacaataaCATTCATGCTACCTCCATCCAAAAACAAgacattttttagtttacacAGAAATACTTATGGCCATATCATACACATCCATAACAACCCATTTTCTacccataatttttttagccacTATACACAATGGAATGTTGGATGTTGACATGACTAGAAAACATTTGCCACTATCCCCCACAAgcaaagattttattttatcttactttttaaaagaacaaaagaatcaAACAAAATCTCCTAGACAGGGCGATATGCGCACCACTACAAGAACATCCCCATGGGTCCACGGCGGCGGTAGTGGCCGTGCAGCGCAGTGAAGAgccctcccgcgccgcgccacttCACGGGTCCACGACGCGGCCTGGTGGAACCggtccaccgccaccgccacctccacctcacGGACGCCGAGGGCcgggccggcgcggcggcatccgccgccggaggaggaggaggaggatggccgAGAAGGCGGTGGGGAACGGGCCCAGGACGAGGGCCCGGGGCGGGCTCGCCgcggcctccgcgccgccgtcagcCAGGTCTCGCTCCACTCGATCTGCATTTCTTTCTAGCTTTCCCACCTCCGCGGGGTTTCGGTTTGAAATCTGTTTTTGTTTCGGCGTCTCGTGATGCAGGAGGCTCTCTGCGGTGTCGTACACGGCGGCGCCGAATCTGACCAAGAAGGTGCGTGTTTTTTCTTGtgatccttttttttcttgaaaaatctTTGATTCTTTTTGGGCTTTTGGAATCGCTTCTCTGTCTGTTCAGTAAATGGTGGGTTCTTGCGTTCAAAGCGCGAATCTTTACTCTCTTTTGTTGGCTTGGTTGCCAATGAGTAGCGTGATATGTTGCAAAATCTTGTGTCACTgcacacaaaatatatactgtcTACAGTCTAGCGCAATCACCAAAAGGATATGATTCTTAATGCTGTTTCGGTGATTGATCTCTACTGACCATCTTTCATGTTCAGGTCCCTGACCCGAAGGTTGTGAAGCCAGCCAGAAGAACGACACCGGTCAAGAAGCGGCCGCAGGTAGATCAGGCGCAGAAGCAGAGAGAAGAGCTTGCCGCTTTGCAGGAGCAGCTTGGTGGCCTGCAAAAGAAGTTGCTTGAGAAAGATGAGGCTTTGAGATCTGCCGAGCATCTGATTAGCCGGATCAGTGCGGCAAACGCCGCTGTTGATGAACTGAGAGGACAACTTTCTGAGAAGGAATCGCTGATTGAGTCCACTGGATCAGAATTGCATGGTGCAAAGGTGAATTAAGATCTGATTGGCAGTTTTGGTGCGCTatgttttattcattaatATACTATTGATGCATCTCACTAGTTGAGGAATGAGGAGGACGTTCTTCTA
This window harbors:
- the LOC102701936 gene encoding protein MICROTUBULE BINDING PROTEIN 2C-like, with the translated sequence MAEKAVGNGPRTRARGGLAAASAPPSARRLSAVSYTAAPNLTKKVPDPKVVKPARRTTPVKKRPQVDQAQKQREELAALQEQLGGLQKKLLEKDEALRSAEHLISRISAANAAVDELRGQLSEKESLIESTGSELHGAKIQLAEKQAALEKLEWEAKVSSTKVEELQVDVASMDVEISALMKLFRKITENDRTPYPRERTDDSSLECEPVQLDEIAGDIDMEKMEHEMSAYVTALAAAKDNPTDEFLKAVTEARLKLQAFVL